The Plasmodium cynomolgi strain B DNA, scaffold: 0086, whole genome shotgun sequence genome includes a window with the following:
- a CDS encoding hypothetical protein (putative) — protein sequence MLKQNISNLSKVCEYLNYWIYYIIKDSLQCIYNINSLYYVLDRLKLLYIPRRHKILHWIKNEYTVINNSNRAEYNQYLNESYNIYKEIICKDDSTLKENCSKELTKFREIFNEAIASLKGKNISINQADIPLENNTLCTTISPRNETVPELPVGLEAQEGPGESDISVLLDAAGYAPSTDRVTMDQGINVITPEDVRPNKASSWINNKILGENKPMDNMKRNRNELLLNDIGNREMTLNDTMYHIRYNSAANS from the exons ATGcttaaacaaaatataagtaaTTTATCTAAAGTATGTGAATACCTAAACTATTGGATATACTATATTATAAAGGATTCTTTACAATGTATTTACAATATTAACTCACTCTACTATGTGCTAGATAGGCTTAAATTACTTTATATTCCAAGAAGACATA AAATTTTACACTggattaaaaatgaatacactGTTATCAATAATAGCAATAGAGCTGAATACAATCAATACCTTAATGAAagttataatatttataaagaaattatatgtaAAGATGATTCTacattaaaagaaaattgcagCAAAGAATTGACAAAGTTTAGagaaatatttaatgaaGCTATAGCTtctttaaaaggaaaaaatataagcataAATCAGGCAGACATACCTTTGGAAAACAACACATTATGCACAACTATTTCTCCGAGAAATGAAACAGTACCAGAATTACCAGTAGGACTAGAAGCACAAGAAGGACCAGGGGAATCAGATATATCAGTATTACTAGATGCAGCAGGATATGCTCCATCAACCGACAGAGTTACTATGGATCAAGGTATTAATGTAATCACTCCTGAAGATGTTAGGCCAAATAAAGCAA GTTCATggataaataataaaattctaGGTGAAAATAAACCAATGGACAATATGAAAAGGAACCGTAACGAATTGCTACTAAATGATATTGGAAATCGTGAAATGACTTTAAACGATACGATGTATCACATACGATATAATTCTGCAGCAAATAGTTAA